A DNA window from Micromonospora sp. NBC_01739 contains the following coding sequences:
- a CDS encoding helix-turn-helix transcriptional regulator, with translation MVKPTRVTNNIRALRFAQDEMTQADLAERIGVTRQTVIAIEQGRYSPSLEMAFRIARVFGVRLDDVFQYPDSEEVAP, from the coding sequence GTGGTGAAACCGACACGCGTCACCAACAACATCCGGGCGTTGCGCTTCGCCCAGGACGAGATGACCCAGGCCGATCTCGCCGAGCGGATCGGGGTGACCCGGCAGACCGTGATCGCCATCGAGCAGGGGCGCTACTCCCCCTCCCTGGAGATGGCCTTCCGGATCGCCCGGGTGTTCGGCGTACGGCTCGACGACGTGTTCCAGTACCCCGACTCCGAGGAGGTGGCACCGTGA